The nucleotide window TACCATGGCGCCAAGATGGGCATGTGGCTCTTCCTGTTTACGGAAGTGCTGCTCTTCGGCGGGCTGTTCGTGCTGTTTTCGGTCACCTTCGGACGGTTCCCGCAGGAATTCCACGAGGCGAGCCAACTGCTCGACGTGACCATGGGCACCACCAACACCGTGGTGCTGATCACCTCGAGCCTGTTCGCGGCCCTGGCCGTGACCGCGCTGCAAAAGGGCGACAGGAGGCTGGCCGAAATATTCATCGGCCTGACCGTGCTCCTGGCCTGCTGCTTCCTGGTGATCAAGTACTTTGAGTGGACCCACAAGTTCCACGTGGGCATCTATCCCGGCTCGGCGGCCATTGCGG belongs to Pseudodesulfovibrio portus and includes:
- a CDS encoding cytochrome c oxidase subunit 3 family protein — its product is MTEHRDYHGAKMGMWLFLFTEVLLFGGLFVLFSVTFGRFPQEFHEASQLLDVTMGTTNTVVLITSSLFAALAVTALQKGDRRLAEIFIGLTVLLACCFLVIKYFEWTHKFHVGIYPGSAAIADWAPGKQAFFSLYYTMTGLHGLHVVIGMAVFGWVWMQIRVEKCTPEYFVALENAGLYWHLVDLIWIYLFPLYYLIT